The Zonotrichia leucophrys gambelii isolate GWCS_2022_RI chromosome 20, RI_Zleu_2.0, whole genome shotgun sequence genome contains a region encoding:
- the SLA2 gene encoding src-like-adapter 2, with the protein MGRKVMAAASVGWLNPYSVWELRVHQAARAEQDRVLGQPSQVPFALCLPGCYSLSVQRGRFSAWASVTHCHIHRLDNGHLYISSWLTFPSLHNLVDHYSGNASPGPCCPVCEPCPMEGPRAGPAPTALSVLRKPSLPWNKTESSLLFLETTSPPDGSPISSYLILSETDTPEPDPTGKVVVIDE; encoded by the exons ATGGGGAGAAAGGTGATGGCTGCTGCTTCTGTAGGATGGTTGAATCCCTATAGTGTGTGGGAGTTAAGAGTGCATCAGGCAGCGCGGGCTGAGCAGGACAGGGtcctgggacagcccagccaAGTGCCCTTtgccctgtgcctgccaggCTGCTACTCCCTGTCGGTGCAGCGTGGCAGGTTCTCTGCCTGGGCCTCAGTGACTCACTGTCACATCCACCGGCTGGATAATGGGCACCTTTACATCTCATCCTGGctcaccttccccagcctgcACAACTTGGTGGACCACTACTCTGGTAATGCCTCACCA gggccctgctgccctgtcTGCGAGCCCTGCCCCATGGAAGGGCCAAGAGCGGGCCCAGCCCCCACAGCACTCAGTGTCCTCAGGAAGCCATCACTCCCCTGGAACAAGACTGAGAG CTCCCTCCTGTTCTTGGAGACCACATCCCCACCGGACGGGTCTCCCATCAGCTCTTACCTGATTCTCTCAGAGACTGACACCCCTGAGCCAGACCCCACAGGAAAGGTGGTtgttatagatgagtaa